From Paenibacillus antri, the proteins below share one genomic window:
- a CDS encoding Yip1 family protein gives MRKERIVFPLQLIFRPFDGFWELKYDGKGSLPIAGGILALVFLAFVIQSQYGGFHVNDTDLRRYSSLVQLRGVVFPFVLWCVANWSLTTLMDGEGKFSEICLATAYATTPLALVLIPNTILSNFITLEESVFYYFLNSAAMLWFVFLLFVGTMTIHQYSAAKTLATIALTLVCMGFILFLGLLFFSLIQQMYSFAYTIYREITFR, from the coding sequence ATGCGTAAAGAGAGGATCGTCTTCCCGCTGCAGCTCATCTTCCGGCCCTTCGACGGGTTCTGGGAGCTGAAATACGACGGGAAGGGAAGCTTGCCGATCGCCGGCGGCATTCTCGCGCTCGTCTTCCTGGCCTTCGTCATTCAGAGCCAATACGGCGGGTTCCACGTCAACGATACCGATCTGCGGCGGTATAGCAGTCTCGTGCAGCTGCGCGGCGTCGTCTTCCCGTTCGTCTTATGGTGCGTGGCGAATTGGTCGCTCACGACGCTGATGGACGGGGAGGGGAAGTTCTCGGAAATTTGCCTGGCGACGGCGTACGCGACGACGCCGCTCGCGTTGGTGCTCATTCCGAACACGATTCTGAGCAACTTCATCACGTTGGAAGAGAGCGTGTTCTACTACTTCCTGAACTCCGCGGCGATGCTGTGGTTCGTCTTCCTGCTCTTCGTCGGCACGATGACGATTCACCAATATTCCGCGGCCAAGACGCTCGCGACGATCGCGCTGACGCTGGTATGCATGGGGTTCATTCTGTTTCTCGGCTTGCTGTTCTTCAGCCTGATTCAACAGATGTACTCCTTCGCGTACACGATCTATAGAGAGATTACATTCCGGTAG
- a CDS encoding DUF5696 domain-containing protein: MNKVWVAAGAAVILLAAGALWYWRLTPELAATTAFSQPSERAPAADAFSTPAFELEGMEGVTSNGQLSLYYDEATAGIAVRHEETGRVWHSNPADREADSLANGNVKDEMASQLTLTYANELGQTFKMNSFADSVGRGQVETERIAGGLKVVYTIGEASSGLDALPRKIGVERFEAIKDKAGASYNRYFRLSYALRKEQGVYERLDSQLQGTVLLKTQEAFAAAGYAEADLLRDNEEHGIAAEAKDSEIFKVAIEYALDGDQLVARIPVNEIEYAASTPPTELSVLEYFGAGGAADDGYLLVPDGSGSLIYMNRPKGLSQPYAQRIYGEDLALNRRMDGAIAETARMPVFGLRLGDAGWLGIIEAGAPLASVNAASGGIRSSYNNVYASFNALAMESVRLQSGTSERAVPQFQQRLPATDFVLRFVFLEGERASYVGMAHAYQAYLLERGLLTEKAAASEASGAETSGARGLPFYVELVGDIPKRTSFLGVPYTTMKALTTFDQAQRIAEALKALSVDNIKLRLTGWFNGGVEHEVPTDVAPDRALGGRKGLLELIAYGRNEGVELYPDVAFAKLYPQRSLTYSPAKAGVRHLNRRTADLYPLDPALGRASPEAAPTYLLTPGAVPGVADRFLDSYEAYGVPGLSVRDLGELLYSDFRVDRHVDRAQSEAISTAQLGKLKDALPGSGALMVDGGNAYAFAAADHIVNAPMGGSGFNMTDESVPFYHIVLRGYVDYAGAPMNLTGGADVTEAKLRSLEYGANAYFKWIFESNDQVKDTAYNGLYSVHYRTWLDRAAEVYRELNEALGDVADERIVDHRMVRPGVYRTEYEGGKAIYVNYTAEAVQVDGIAVGARDYAAGGEGR; the protein is encoded by the coding sequence TTGAACAAAGTATGGGTTGCCGCCGGCGCGGCCGTCATCCTTCTCGCTGCCGGGGCGCTCTGGTATTGGCGTCTTACGCCCGAGCTGGCGGCGACGACGGCGTTCTCGCAGCCGTCGGAACGCGCGCCGGCCGCGGACGCGTTCTCGACCCCGGCCTTCGAGCTGGAGGGGATGGAGGGCGTGACGTCCAACGGGCAGCTGTCTCTCTATTACGACGAGGCGACCGCCGGAATCGCCGTGCGCCACGAGGAGACGGGGCGGGTATGGCATTCCAACCCGGCGGACCGCGAGGCGGACTCGCTCGCCAACGGGAACGTCAAAGACGAGATGGCGTCGCAGCTGACGCTGACCTACGCCAACGAGCTCGGTCAGACGTTCAAGATGAATTCGTTCGCCGACAGCGTGGGGCGGGGGCAGGTCGAGACCGAGCGGATCGCGGGGGGGCTGAAGGTCGTCTATACGATCGGCGAGGCGTCCAGCGGGCTCGACGCGCTGCCGCGGAAGATCGGCGTCGAACGGTTCGAGGCGATCAAGGACAAGGCGGGCGCTTCATACAATCGCTACTTCCGGCTCAGCTACGCGCTGCGGAAGGAGCAGGGCGTCTACGAGCGGCTGGACAGCCAACTGCAGGGCACGGTGCTGCTGAAGACGCAGGAGGCGTTCGCGGCGGCCGGGTACGCCGAAGCGGACTTGCTGCGAGACAACGAGGAACACGGGATCGCCGCCGAAGCGAAGGACAGCGAAATCTTCAAGGTGGCGATCGAATACGCGCTCGACGGCGATCAGCTTGTGGCGCGCATTCCGGTAAACGAGATCGAATACGCCGCGTCGACGCCGCCGACGGAGCTGTCGGTGCTCGAATATTTCGGGGCGGGCGGCGCGGCCGACGACGGTTATCTGCTCGTGCCGGACGGCTCGGGCAGTCTGATTTACATGAACCGGCCGAAGGGGCTTAGTCAGCCGTATGCCCAGCGCATCTACGGCGAGGATCTCGCGCTGAACCGCCGTATGGACGGCGCGATCGCCGAGACGGCGCGAATGCCGGTGTTCGGCCTTCGCCTCGGCGATGCCGGGTGGCTCGGCATCATCGAGGCGGGCGCGCCGCTCGCTAGCGTCAACGCGGCGAGCGGCGGGATCCGGAGCTCGTATAATAACGTGTACGCCAGCTTCAACGCGCTGGCGATGGAGTCCGTCCGTCTGCAGTCCGGCACGTCGGAGCGGGCGGTGCCTCAATTCCAGCAGCGGCTCCCGGCGACGGATTTCGTGCTGCGGTTCGTGTTTCTCGAGGGCGAACGGGCGAGTTACGTCGGCATGGCGCACGCGTATCAAGCGTATTTGCTGGAGCGCGGCCTGCTGACGGAGAAGGCCGCCGCTTCGGAGGCGTCCGGAGCCGAGACGTCCGGGGCGCGAGGGCTGCCGTTCTACGTAGAGCTCGTCGGGGATATCCCGAAGCGGACGTCGTTCCTCGGCGTGCCGTATACGACGATGAAGGCGCTGACGACGTTCGACCAAGCGCAGCGAATCGCGGAGGCGCTGAAGGCGTTGTCCGTGGACAATATCAAGCTGAGGCTGACCGGCTGGTTCAACGGCGGCGTGGAGCACGAAGTGCCGACGGACGTCGCGCCGGACCGCGCGCTCGGCGGGCGGAAGGGACTTCTGGAGCTGATCGCTTACGGGCGGAACGAAGGAGTCGAGCTGTACCCCGACGTCGCCTTCGCCAAGCTGTATCCGCAGCGGAGCCTGACGTACAGCCCGGCGAAGGCGGGCGTCCGTCACTTGAACCGCAGGACTGCCGATCTGTACCCGCTCGATCCGGCGCTCGGCCGCGCCAGTCCCGAGGCGGCGCCGACGTACCTGCTGACGCCGGGCGCCGTGCCCGGCGTCGCGGATCGCTTCTTAGACAGCTACGAGGCTTACGGGGTGCCGGGGCTGTCGGTACGGGATCTCGGCGAGCTGCTGTATTCCGACTTCCGGGTCGACCGCCACGTGGACCGCGCGCAGTCGGAGGCGATCTCGACGGCGCAGCTCGGAAAGCTGAAGGACGCGCTGCCGGGGAGCGGCGCCCTGATGGTGGACGGAGGCAACGCATACGCGTTCGCGGCCGCCGATCATATCGTGAACGCGCCGATGGGCGGGAGCGGGTTCAACATGACGGACGAGAGCGTTCCGTTCTACCACATCGTGCTTCGCGGCTATGTCGACTACGCCGGCGCGCCGATGAATTTGACGGGCGGCGCGGACGTGACGGAAGCGAAGCTGCGCAGCTTGGAATACGGCGCGAACGCGTACTTCAAGTGGATCTTCGAAAGCAACGATCAAGTGAAGGACACAGCCTATAACGGTCTGTATTCCGTGCATTACCGCACGTGGCTGGACCGAGCGGCGGAGGTGTACCGCGAGCTGAACGAGGCGCTCGGCGACGTCGCCGACGAGCGGATCGTCGATCATCGCATGGTACGGCCGGGCGTGTACCGGACGGAATACGAAGGCGGCAAGGCGATCTACGTCAATTACACCGCGGAGGCCGTGCAGGTCGACGGAATCGCGGTCGGAGCAAGAGACTACGCCGCAGGGGGTGAGGGGCGATGA
- a CDS encoding carbohydrate ABC transporter permease: protein MRNALNVRQAGFERKKQLMALLFIAPWLVGFLLFFVAPLITSLNYSFNKLQMTDDGYELIPQGLANYEYAVGVHESFNRLLTEAALDMVINVPLIVIFSLFLATLLNQKFRGRALARAVFFLPVILASGVMTSIENSSFMADIMASNAEAGMSGGAVQFLQSFDLQRMMLESGFPPTFVDYLSGAVDRIYSIISRSGVQVLIFLAGLQSISSSLYEASKIEGATAYEAFWKITFPMVSPLILTNVVYSIIDSFVNNEVTTLINDVAFKQLNFGASSAMAWIYFTIVALLLAVSSFLISRKVFYNG, encoded by the coding sequence ATGAGGAACGCGCTGAACGTCCGGCAAGCCGGCTTCGAGCGGAAGAAACAGCTCATGGCGCTGCTGTTCATCGCGCCGTGGTTGGTCGGCTTCCTCTTGTTTTTCGTCGCGCCGCTGATCACTTCCCTGAATTACAGCTTTAACAAGCTGCAGATGACCGACGACGGGTACGAGCTGATTCCGCAAGGACTCGCCAATTACGAATACGCCGTCGGGGTGCACGAGTCGTTCAACCGGCTGCTGACGGAAGCGGCGCTCGATATGGTCATCAACGTGCCGTTGATCGTCATCTTCAGCTTATTTCTGGCGACGCTGCTCAACCAGAAGTTCCGGGGGCGGGCGCTCGCGCGCGCCGTCTTCTTCCTGCCCGTCATCCTGGCCTCCGGCGTCATGACCAGCATCGAGAACTCCAGCTTCATGGCGGACATCATGGCGAGCAACGCCGAGGCCGGAATGTCGGGGGGCGCGGTTCAGTTCCTGCAGAGCTTCGACCTGCAGCGGATGATGCTGGAGAGCGGGTTCCCGCCGACCTTCGTCGATTACTTGTCCGGCGCTGTGGATCGCATCTACTCGATCATCAGCCGATCGGGCGTGCAGGTGCTCATTTTCTTGGCGGGTCTCCAATCGATTTCCTCCTCGTTGTACGAAGCGTCGAAAATCGAAGGGGCGACGGCGTACGAGGCGTTCTGGAAAATTACGTTCCCGATGGTGAGCCCGCTCATCCTGACCAACGTCGTGTATTCGATCATCGATTCCTTCGTCAATAACGAGGTGACGACGCTGATCAACGACGTGGCGTTCAAACAGCTGAATTTCGGCGCGAGCTCCGCGATGGCTTGGATCTACTTTACGATCGTCGCGCTCCTTCTCGCCGTCAGCTCGTTCCTCATTTCGCGCAAAGTGTTCTACAACGGGTAA
- a CDS encoding carbohydrate ABC transporter permease — protein sequence MYVERFKSGSWVVTRSILLVGLIFVVLYPILVKVSTVFKDKADIYNPTVVWIPENFTLDNIRVAYEIMEYWPTLFNTFALSAVTMLLQLASCALAGYGFAKLKSKWGNALFAGVVLTILIPPQTFIVPLYLHFRYFDFLGAVQLVSGERGINLIDTYWPFLLTAATGNALKSGLYIYIFRQFFLGLSKELEEAAFVDGAGVFGSFARIVLPTSIPAIVTVSLFSFVWQWNDTFFTGNFLTESQVLSKELLALPSNVGNYLLFEAPGASLSNSANIDPFYASMLVDTGLLLAILPLIVMYLFVQRFFVESIERTGIVG from the coding sequence ATGTACGTCGAACGGTTTAAGTCCGGGTCCTGGGTCGTCACGCGTTCGATCCTGCTCGTCGGGTTGATCTTCGTCGTCTTGTACCCGATTTTGGTCAAGGTGTCGACCGTGTTCAAGGACAAAGCGGATATCTATAATCCCACGGTCGTCTGGATCCCGGAGAACTTCACGTTGGACAACATCCGCGTCGCTTATGAAATCATGGAATATTGGCCGACCTTGTTCAATACGTTCGCGCTGTCCGCGGTGACGATGTTGCTGCAGCTCGCTTCTTGCGCGCTGGCCGGCTACGGCTTCGCGAAGCTGAAGTCGAAGTGGGGCAACGCGTTGTTCGCGGGCGTCGTCTTGACGATTTTAATTCCGCCGCAGACGTTCATCGTGCCGCTGTATCTTCATTTTCGATACTTCGATTTCCTTGGGGCGGTACAGCTGGTGAGCGGGGAGCGGGGGATCAATCTGATCGACACGTATTGGCCGTTCTTGCTGACGGCGGCGACGGGCAACGCGTTGAAGTCGGGGCTGTACATCTACATCTTCCGCCAGTTTTTCCTCGGGCTGTCGAAGGAGCTGGAGGAGGCGGCGTTCGTGGACGGCGCCGGCGTATTCGGAAGCTTCGCGCGCATCGTGCTGCCGACGTCGATTCCGGCGATCGTGACCGTCTCGCTGTTCTCCTTCGTGTGGCAGTGGAACGATACGTTCTTCACGGGGAACTTCCTGACGGAGTCGCAGGTGTTGTCCAAGGAGCTGCTGGCGTTGCCGTCCAACGTCGGGAACTATCTCCTGTTCGAGGCGCCGGGGGCGAGCTTGTCGAACAGCGCGAACATCGACCCGTTCTACGCGTCGATGCTCGTCGACACGGGGCTGCTGCTCGCGATCCTGCCGCTGATCGTCATGTACTTGTTCGTGCAGCGGTTTTTCGTGGAAAGCATCGAGCGCACGGGCATCGTCGGGTAA
- a CDS encoding phytanoyl-CoA dioxygenase family protein: MALDRNQKSQLYEQGYVQIPGGVPQELVHDALKAINHSLGQGVPAEKIATYRAQSFVPELQSDPAITNLLYRSSAMDVLRSVIDVDRIHPVRSGQVALRFPIAESTPRPAHPHIDGMYSPSNGVREGTISNFTALVGVLLSDLPNPNAGNFTVWPGTHRQFGEYFRRHGAEALLDGLPPIEMPEPVQITGKAGDLILAHYTLAHGITMNVSPHIRYAVFFRIKHTEIDESNWQASMQDIWLHWPGMREFA; encoded by the coding sequence TTGGCACTGGATCGAAACCAAAAATCTCAGTTGTACGAGCAAGGGTATGTTCAAATTCCGGGCGGCGTGCCGCAAGAGCTGGTTCATGACGCGTTGAAGGCCATCAACCATTCGCTCGGTCAGGGCGTCCCGGCGGAGAAGATCGCGACGTACCGGGCGCAATCGTTCGTCCCCGAGCTGCAATCCGATCCCGCGATCACGAATTTGCTGTACCGCTCGTCGGCGATGGACGTCTTGCGCTCCGTCATCGACGTAGACCGCATCCACCCGGTTCGCAGCGGCCAAGTCGCCTTGCGCTTCCCGATCGCCGAATCGACGCCGCGGCCGGCGCACCCCCACATCGACGGTATGTATTCGCCGTCCAACGGCGTGCGGGAAGGGACCATCAGCAACTTCACCGCGCTCGTCGGCGTGCTGCTCAGCGACCTGCCGAACCCGAACGCCGGCAACTTCACCGTCTGGCCCGGCACGCACCGGCAGTTCGGCGAGTATTTCCGCCGGCACGGCGCGGAAGCGCTGCTGGACGGCCTGCCCCCGATCGAGATGCCGGAGCCGGTGCAGATCACGGGCAAAGCCGGGGATCTCATCCTCGCGCACTACACGCTTGCGCACGGCATTACGATGAACGTCTCGCCGCACATCCGTTACGCGGTCTTCTTCCGCATCAAGCATACGGAGATCGACGAGTCCAACTGGCAGGCATCGATGCAGGACATCTGGCTGCACTGGCCGGGCATGCGGGAATTCGCGTAA